The Thermotoga caldifontis AZM44c09 genomic interval CAACGTTCGACGGCACTCGTACCACACCGTTGGCTTCGACCAGGTTCGACACCTGAGCAGTCTCACTCTCCAAGGGTTCGGCCCAGACCTGACCATCCTCCACGAACGCTCTCACTCTGACGAAATGTTCCCTGCCCTGCCTTGAAGATACGTTCTTCGTCAACCTCACCATCCCTGAAGGTTTCGGAAGAAAGTCCTTCTCACCTTCCATCCTCCTCAAAACAGGTAGAAGGACAAACCTCGCACTGACGGTGAAAGAGACAGGATTTCCAGGCAACCCCACGACAGGTTTTCCGTCCACGTGCGCGAGGATCGTAGGTTTTCCAGGTTGGATCAAAATCCCATGGAAGAGCACGCCAGGTTTTCCTATGCGTGCAATCGCAGCTTCGGTGAAGTCCCTCGCCCCCACGGAACTTCCCCCACTGATGATCAGCACATCGTATTTATCGAAAGAATCTCTCAGCAAACGAAAGAGTTCATCTTCGTCGTCACGACACAGACCGACGCGTTCGGCTTCAAAACCCATAGATTTCAGCCAGACGACGAGTCCATAACTGTTGCTGTCGCGTACCTGTACGATGGACTTATCCTTAACGAAAGGCTCGACGATCTCGTCCCCCGTTGCTATCACCCCAACCTTCGCACGTCGAAACACCTTCACTCTATCAACACCAAGTTGCAGCATGAGCTGGATGTGCCCTGGCTTGATCCTTTGACCTTTGCCGAGTACGAGCTGACCTTTCTTCACGTCTTCATCTTTTCTGAGTACGTTCTCACCCACGGCAACGGGCTTCATCACCTCGACGAACTCGTCGAACCTCTGCGTGTGCTCCTCCATCACCACCGCATCGGCACCATCTGGAAGCATCGCACCGGTGGCGATCCGGGCGGCTTCGTTCTCATTGAGAAACCTCTCTGGCTTTTCTCCCACCTTGATTTCGAAGGCGAAACGCAGCATCGACGGAAAGTTGGCGCTCGCGCCGACGACATCTCTCGATCTGATCGCATAACCATCGACCAAGGATTTATCGAAACCGGGTAGATCGTGAGGTGCGAACACGTCTTCGGCGGCCACGAAGTTCAGCGATTCCAGCACGGAAACATCTGAGGCCTCATCGATGGCTTTCACAGACTGCAGGTACTCCGAGTAGACCCTGTCGAGGGTGGCGAGTCTGAGAAATTTCGACCCGTTCAATTCACTCACCTTCCGGAACATGACAATCCTTCGTCGAACCTTTGATCTTTTCGATCGCGTGCGGTATGGCCGGCAAGATCGCCTTCAGGTTCTGCCGTACAGCGTTTGGACTGCCCGGCAGGTTGATGATCAAGGTCTGTTTTCTCACACCCACAACCGCCCGTGACAGCATCGCCGTGGGTGTGTGCTTCAGTGCCTCGAGCATCATCGCCATCTCCATGCCGTAGAGCCTCTTTTCTATGACCTGCACGGTCGCTTCCGGTGTGACGTCCCTGGGTGATACTCCCGTGCCTCCACAGGTGACAACCACGTCGAAACCTTCTTCGCTCAGCTTCAAAAGCTCGTCACGTATCAGCGCGAGTTCGTCCGGGACGACGGACCTTTTCTCAACCCGAGCGCCGATCTGTTTCATGAGCTCTTCGACCGTGTCCGCATTTCTGTCGTTCATGATACCCTGGCTCACCCTGTCGCTGACCACCACGACTGCGACTCTCACACAGGTTCACCTTCCACAACGATCTTCCCCACATCCGAGATATCATAACCGGCGCATTGTAAGGCGAGGTTTCTGAATTCCTTCGACTTTATCGTATCGATTATGATTTGGAAACGTTCATCTTCAACGAACTCTGGAAGGATCAAAAGATCGTACTCTTCCCAGCATAAAGGTACGAAGTCCAGATCCATGAGCTGGGCAACGTGGGCGACCGCCAGGCCCGCATCCGCCTGGTTCTTCTTGATCCTCAGCGCGACTGCTATGTGTGTGATCTCTTCGCTGTCGTAACCGTTGATTTCGTGAGGATCTATACCGAGTTTGGAGAGATAGTGATCCAGCAAGATCCTCGTTCCCGAAGCTTTCTGTCTGTTCACGAACCTGACATCCTTTCGTGTGAGATCGTAAAGCGTTTTTATGGATTTTGGGTTCCCCTTCTGAACCACGATGCCCTGGAGCCTTTTAGCAAACTTGATCAGCACGAAGCGTTTCAGCATTCTTCTCAAATAGGGCAGGTTGTAAGTTTCACTCTCAGGGTCGAAAAGATGAACTCCGGCGAGGTGTGCGAAGAATCTGGCTATCGCACGCACACCACCCAAGCTACCCACGCTCACAGCAGACAACCTCACGCCACGCTCTGCGAGGAGGTTCGCCATGAGGTCGATCAGAGGATCGTTGCTACCGATGAACAGAACGGTTCCATCGATCCGGGATTTCGGAACTTCGAGCTGAACGGTGATCTTCTCGCCTTCTTCCACAACTTCCTGCCCCTTCGGAACGACGATCGTACCATCCATTCTTGTGAGAGATGACATCGTGGCCGCTCCCCTCTTCAAAGGAACACAGACGTATCGGTCCCTCACCTTCGCGAGAACGACCCTGACGAACTCCTCGTCACCGACCGATGAAAAAATCCTCGCCGCACTCTCTGCCTCGATACACTCCTTCTCTTCAACCGGCTGGTGGTACCATTCCTGAACGATGGGCTTGACGATGCGTTCCAACACGGTGTAACACGACGCCGGAAAACCGGGTAGACCGATCACAGGCTTGTTCTCCACCACGGCCAAAACCGTGGGTTTGCCCGGTCTGATGCTGAGACCATGTACCATGACTTCGCCGACGTTTTCGAGCACGCGGTAGACGAAATCTCTGCTTCCCGCAGAAGAGCCTCCTATGAAGAGTACAAGATCATGCTCGGCCAGGAGCTGCCGCAAGGTCGATTCTATCCTGGCAGGATCATCATCGAGTGTTCCGTACACCTTCACGTTAGCTCCCAGTTTTTCGAGGAAAGCCTTGACGAGCGTGGAATTCGTTTCCGGTATGAAACCGTCTTTCAGTTCTCCGGTCGGCTCGATGATCTCGTCACCCGTGGGGACAACGGCGCAACCGATCTTTCTGATGACTTCCACTTCGAACACCCCGGCGGCGAGCAACAGTGAAAGATCCTGCGGTGCGAGGCGGTGGAACTTCGTGAAGAGCATATCGTGCTCTACGACATCCTCACCGACGGTTCTGACGTTGTGGAGCAACGGCACAGGATCGAGTATCTCCACCGATCCGTCTTCCAGCAGGTGAACGTCCTCTATCATGATCACCGCATCGAAACCGTTGGATAACGGCTGGCCTGTGTTCACGAACAGGAACTGGTCTTTCGTGAGCCTTTTTGGATTGCGTTTCGAGGCCTGGATTGTGTCAACGCTCCGAACGGCTATTCCATCGACCGCAGCCGCGCTGTAATGTGGAACGCTCCTGCGGGCGAAAACGGCGGACGCCAGGACTCTATCGAGTGCCTCACCCACTGCGATCTTTTCAACCTTTGGTTCGAAGAATCCTATCTCCTTCAAACGGGTGAGGTAAAGCTGTAGCGCCCGATCGAGATCCATCTTTTTGAGATATATCTTTCTGTCCAGCCTTTCCACCTCCGAATTACATTCTACCGCGGTACGTGATAATATGTGTCGTGGGGTGAAACGATGAGATTTTCCGAATTACAGGTAGGTCAGGAACACGAAGCGAGTTTCACGGTGAGCGACGATATGGTGAAAACGTTCGCAGAGATCACCGGTGACAAGAACCCCGTTCATCTGGACGAAGATTACGCGAGGAACACGAGGTTCAAAAAGAGGATCTGCCACGGTATGCTGGTCGCATCGCTGATCTCGAAGGTTCTCGGTATGGACTTTCCAGGGCCGGGGACGATCCTGGTCAAACAGCAACTCGTTTACAGGGCGCCCGTGTTCGTGGGCGAGACGGTGAAGGTTCACGTGAAGGTGATCGAAAAAAGAGAAGAAAAACACAGGGTCATGCTTTCAACGAACGTTTTGAAAGCTGACGGTACGGTCGCGATCGAAGGTCAGGCGGAAGTGTTCCTCGAACAGTGAGGCCTTACGGTCAGCACTTTCTCAGGTGTGACGAAATCGCTTTTGAACTCGTAAAAAGGTTGAACCCGCGCAGGGAAGATGTGGTCGTTGAGATAGGGTGCGGAACGGGTTTTCTCACGAGGTTCGTCGCCCAGACAGGGTGCAGAGTTCTGTGTTACGAAATAGACGAATCGCTGAGCATAGAATTCGCGAAGAACGTACCTTATGGGAACGTCGAGCTGAGGATAAAAGATTTTTTGAGTGTGACCCGAGAAGAGCTCCAAGGTGCAGAGCTGTGCTACGGTAGTATCCCCTATCAGATATCCTCCAGGATCGTTCGAAAGGCCATCGAACTCGGTTTTCAGAGGTGTGTCTTCATCGTCCAGAAGGAATTTGCCGAGAAGATCGTTTGGGGGCGTGGAAAACACAAGGGCACGTTCATGACCGCGTTGTGCCAGACGTTCTTCGATGTGTCCATCCTCCGTCGAGTACCGAGACACTGCTTCGAACCTCCTCCGAAGGTGGACTCCGTGCTGGTGGAAATGGCGAGAAAGAGTGTGGCGGTGGATTTGGACAGTTACGAACGTTTCTTGAGAGAGCTTTTCTGTAGGCCGAACAGGAACGTGAAATCCGTCCTCAAAGAGATGAAGGTTGAC includes:
- a CDS encoding molybdopterin molybdotransferase MoeA; translation: MNGSKFLRLATLDRVYSEYLQSVKAIDEASDVSVLESLNFVAAEDVFAPHDLPGFDKSLVDGYAIRSRDVVGASANFPSMLRFAFEIKVGEKPERFLNENEAARIATGAMLPDGADAVVMEEHTQRFDEFVEVMKPVAVGENVLRKDEDVKKGQLVLGKGQRIKPGHIQLMLQLGVDRVKVFRRAKVGVIATGDEIVEPFVKDKSIVQVRDSNSYGLVVWLKSMGFEAERVGLCRDDEDELFRLLRDSFDKYDVLIISGGSSVGARDFTEAAIARIGKPGVLFHGILIQPGKPTILAHVDGKPVVGLPGNPVSFTVSARFVLLPVLRRMEGEKDFLPKPSGMVRLTKNVSSRQGREHFVRVRAFVEDGQVWAEPLESETAQVSNLVEANGVVRVPSNVEGFYAGDLVEFYTLWSGW
- a CDS encoding MogA/MoaB family molybdenum cofactor biosynthesis protein, whose translation is MRVAVVVVSDRVSQGIMNDRNADTVEELMKQIGARVEKRSVVPDELALIRDELLKLSEEGFDVVVTCGGTGVSPRDVTPEATVQVIEKRLYGMEMAMMLEALKHTPTAMLSRAVVGVRKQTLIINLPGSPNAVRQNLKAILPAIPHAIEKIKGSTKDCHVPEGE
- a CDS encoding molybdopterin biosynthesis protein yields the protein MERLDRKIYLKKMDLDRALQLYLTRLKEIGFFEPKVEKIAVGEALDRVLASAVFARRSVPHYSAAAVDGIAVRSVDTIQASKRNPKRLTKDQFLFVNTGQPLSNGFDAVIMIEDVHLLEDGSVEILDPVPLLHNVRTVGEDVVEHDMLFTKFHRLAPQDLSLLLAAGVFEVEVIRKIGCAVVPTGDEIIEPTGELKDGFIPETNSTLVKAFLEKLGANVKVYGTLDDDPARIESTLRQLLAEHDLVLFIGGSSAGSRDFVYRVLENVGEVMVHGLSIRPGKPTVLAVVENKPVIGLPGFPASCYTVLERIVKPIVQEWYHQPVEEKECIEAESAARIFSSVGDEEFVRVVLAKVRDRYVCVPLKRGAATMSSLTRMDGTIVVPKGQEVVEEGEKITVQLEVPKSRIDGTVLFIGSNDPLIDLMANLLAERGVRLSAVSVGSLGGVRAIARFFAHLAGVHLFDPESETYNLPYLRRMLKRFVLIKFAKRLQGIVVQKGNPKSIKTLYDLTRKDVRFVNRQKASGTRILLDHYLSKLGIDPHEINGYDSEEITHIAVALRIKKNQADAGLAVAHVAQLMDLDFVPLCWEEYDLLILPEFVEDERFQIIIDTIKSKEFRNLALQCAGYDISDVGKIVVEGEPV
- a CDS encoding MaoC family dehydratase, producing MRFSELQVGQEHEASFTVSDDMVKTFAEITGDKNPVHLDEDYARNTRFKKRICHGMLVASLISKVLGMDFPGPGTILVKQQLVYRAPVFVGETVKVHVKVIEKREEKHRVMLSTNVLKADGTVAIEGQAEVFLEQ
- the rsmA gene encoding 16S rRNA (adenine(1518)-N(6)/adenine(1519)-N(6))-dimethyltransferase RsmA, with translation MRPYGQHFLRCDEIAFELVKRLNPRREDVVVEIGCGTGFLTRFVAQTGCRVLCYEIDESLSIEFAKNVPYGNVELRIKDFLSVTREELQGAELCYGSIPYQISSRIVRKAIELGFQRCVFIVQKEFAEKIVWGRGKHKGTFMTALCQTFFDVSILRRVPRHCFEPPPKVDSVLVEMARKSVAVDLDSYERFLRELFCRPNRNVKSVLKEMKVDCDDLENVRVRDLRVEQLVSIYSRWLHDERRTV